The Antechinus flavipes isolate AdamAnt ecotype Samford, QLD, Australia chromosome 5, AdamAnt_v2, whole genome shotgun sequence DNA segment ACCCCCCAGATGTGCTTTAAGTACGAGTGTAATCCCCGTCACCCAGGCCGTGGGGGCTGGTGACTCTGGGACCTGCACCCCTCGCCGGCGTCCCGGGAAGATCCTTTGTGGTGAATGAAGGGAACTGAGGAAGCCGGCCCTCAAGATGGAGACAGGGTTCTAAAACTGGAGTGAACCAGGGCCCAGAAATCACGTGGTTCCCAAGGAATGGGTTAGTCTCTTTGTGAGACTAACCgccatctttattttcactgacctcccttgaaatttagcatttccttcatttaattaaaaaacattctGAGGAAGCTCCAGAAGGCAAAAGGGGAGAGCCGCCATCTTTATTTTCTGAGGAAGCCCCAGAAGGCAAAAGGGGAGAGCCGCCATCTTTATTTTCTGAGGAAGCCCCAGAAGGCAAAAGGGGAGAGGCGCCATCTTTATTTTCACCGACCTCCCTTGAAATCTGgcatttcatttaattaaaagcCATTCTGAGGAGGCCCCAGAACACCAAAGATGGGGAGATCCAGGTCGGAGTTCACCCTTTCTGAAGCATCCCGTACACCGGGTCCCAGGTTTTGCCCCGGGTTTCTCGGCTGCCGTCCGGCTCTCCCCCGAGCTCTCGGAGGGCTGGAGCCAGGCCCCGGACGCCCCCCGCACGCACAAGAACACGCACCAGACAGTCGGCAGCGCATGGTGCTTTATTGACAAGCTCGTGGTGGCTGCAATATACACTAAGGcacttttcttatataaaaaacGGGCGGGGCTTTAATTAATTTCTCCGGGACAGCCCACGGGGGCCGGTCTTCAGAGCTTTAGGCATAATGTAGCTTTATATATTTACGGTCGGTGGGACTgaggcttttttttattttgaagttttctcAGCTTGTAGGTAGGTAAGTCTGAATAACGCGACACGTACGGTACGGTTAAGAATATAGGTAAGTCCAGCAACCAGTGTACGGTGGAGAAGACGCGGCCCGCTGCCCAGACCCGCGGCCCGGGGGAGGCAGTGATAAAGACCTTTCCGTAATTCTGGAGAGAGACGAGAGACTGTGCAGGCTAAGGACGTGTTGGGTGCAGACAGATGCTCCCTTTGGGGGGTGAGGAGGCGCGGGGATTGAGATGGGGTGTGGAGGGGGCAGGGCGGGCCTCTGGCTGCAGCCAGACTCGCAGGAAGAGTCCTTGAACCATTAAAGAGATTTGGTCCCCAAGAGTTACCAGGAAAAGCCCCAAGGAGCTGCGGGCTACCTCGGCCTGCCCCTGGGCCTGTCGGGCACTGCCAGACAGAAGGGGGGTGGGACCCCCCAGGCCGGTGCGTTCCTCAGGGGTCGGGTACAGGAGCATGATCATTGCACTTGAACAAGGAAGGGGGCTGACGACTTTGGCAGCTGCTCCTGGGGGCTTCCCGTCTTGTCCCTTTTCTCCATCCTGACTCCACCCCGAACCCCCTTCTCCTGCTGGGCAGACCCCATGGTCTGGGGGGGGCTCGTGGGGCCAGGCAGGGCTGTGAGGTGTCCCCGTGTGATTGCCAACAGCAAAGGAGGAACAGGGGTGGGGGCAGAAGGCTGGAGGGAGGGGGGCTCCAGGACTTTGAGGGCTCGCCCTACCAAAACTCTAATctgaagaaaaatagatgaatagaAAACCAGGTCCCCTGCCCCTACACTCCAGCAGTGTGGGGGCCCCTGTGCTTCGGGGGAGCGGGCCTGGAGCCCTGCTCTGGCCCCAAGCCTGGGCTCTTTGGTATGTGATCGGGGAGAGGAGGGAAGCGGGGGCCTTTAGTAAGGCACCGACGGGGAGGAGCGGGGCAGGGGCACCATCACAGCAGGCCGGAGGGGCAGGGGGCAGGCGGGCCCGGCTCCGGCTCGGGCGGCCCAGGGGCCCGGGACCCGGGGCTTCTACTCAGCAGCTTTGGCGTCCCCGGCTTCAGCCTTGCCGTCCACTTCGTCGTCCGAGCACTCTCCGGGGCCTTTCCGGGCCATGCGGCGGGGCACGACGAAGGGCAGGTCCCCACGCCTAAAGGGCGAGGTCGCGTCAGCACAGCTCGGGCCGGGGCCCCCATCGCCCGCCCCCTCCTGGCCCCGCGCCCCTCCCAGGCTCGGACACCCAGCCTCACCGGAGCTTGTTCTTCAGGGAGCTGACTTCGCGGTTCATGGCGTCGGCCGTCTCCGTGGCGTCCTCCAGCTCCCGCTGGAGCTTCCTGCGGGAGGCGTTGGCGCGCTGCGcctcctcctctgcctcctccAGCTGCCGCTTCAGCTGCTTCAGACGCACGGTCACCTTGTCGGCCTGTAGGGCAGCGAGAGGCGGTCAGGGGAGGCCGCGGGCGTGCGgcagggggggaggaggggggggccGCACACGCACCTGGTCCTTGTACTGCTCGGCGTTGCGCCGCTCGTCGTCCACCTGCAGGATCACGTCCTTGAGCTTCTTCTCGGCCCGTCGCACCTGCTTGCAGGCCGCCTGGCGCTCCCTGTGTCCCGAGAGAGAGCCGGTCAGCAGGGAGTCAGCGGGGGTCAGGGGGGGTCAGCGGGGAGTCAGCGGGGGTCAGGGTGGGTCAGCGTGGGTCAGTGAGGAGTCAGGGGGGTCAGCGGGGAGTCAGCAGGGCCCGGGGGGAGCGCCCCCCCCCACCAGCCCTGGGGGGGCCGTACTTGGTCTCGTTGTCCAGCTGCTCCTCGAGCTGGGCGATCTTGGCCTCCAGTGCAGTGATGGACGCCTTGTACTTGCTCTTGACCGTGCCCTCCATCTCCTGCAGCTTCACCTTGAGCTCCTTGTTCTGCCGCTCCAGCTGCTGGCGCGCGTTCTCGTTCTTCTGGCTGTGGCTGCGCTCCATGTTCAGGTCGGTGTTGATCTGGTCAATCTGAGGGCAAGAGGAGAGGTGCCCGGGGTAAGGGCATGGGCATGGGGGGGCTGGACCACCCAGGTTAGGGGTTACCTGGGCATGGGGGGGCTGGACCACCCAGGTTAGGGGTTACCTGGGCATGAGGGGGCTGGACCACCCGGGTAAGGGGTTACCTGGGCATGGGGGGCTGGACCACCCGGGTAAGGGGTTACCTGGGCATGGGGGGCTGGACCACCGGGTAAGGGGTTACCTGGGCATGAGGGGGCTGGACCACCCGGGTAAGGGGTTACCTGGGCATGGGGGGCTGGACCACCGGGTAAGGGGTTACCTGGGCATGAGGGGGCTGGACCACCCGGGTAAGGGGTTACCTGGGGATGGGGGGGCTGGACCACCCGGGTAACGGGTTACCTGGGCATGGGGGGCTGGACCACCCGGGTAAGGGGTTACCTGGGCATGAGGGGGCTGGACCACCCGGTAAGGGGTTACCTGGGGATGGGGGGGCTGGACCACCCGGGTAAGGGGTTATCTGGGCATGAGGGGGCTGGACCACCGGGTAAGGGGTTACCTGGGGATGGGGGCCGGGCCTCCCCGCGTGAGAGCTGCCCCCAGGGGTGAGGGGTCGCCGCCGGCACCCACCTGCAGGTTGGCTTTCTTGAGGCGGTCGTTGACCAGCTCGGTGTTGCTCTGCTCCTCCTCCAGCTCCTCCTCCAGCTGCGCGATGCGGGCCTCCAGGCGCCGCTTCTCCTCCAGGGCCAGCGCGCCTTTGCCGCTGCTGTTGGCGATCTCGTCGGCCAGCTCGTCCCTCTCCTGCTGGGCCTGGCGCTTGGCGCGCTCGGCCGCCGCCAGCTCCTCCTGCAGCTGGATCATCTCGGCCTCCATCGACTTGAGCTTCTTCTCGTTCTCCTTGGACTGGGCCAGGATCTCCTCTCGGGAAGCCCGGGTGTCGTCCAGCTCCCGCATGTAATCCTTCATCTGGGCCTGGGGGACCAGAGCGGGAAGGTGGGTTCTGTGGCCGCTCCCAGGCCCCGCCCCATTCCCGAGCCCCGCCCCGCTCCCGGCTCCGCCCCACTCCTGGGGCCAAACACTACTCTCGGTGCCCTATCCCGCTGCCGGCCCCGCCCCATTCCCGAGTCCCGCCCCGCTCCCGGCTCCGCCCCACTCCTGGGGCCAAACACTACTCTCGGTGCCCTATCCCGCTGCCGGCCCCGCCCCATTCCCGAGCCCCGCCCCGCTCCCAGCTCCGCCCCACTCCTGGGGCCAAACACTACTCTCGGTGCCCTATCCCGCTGCCGGCCCCGCCCCATTCCCGAGCCCCGCCCCGCTCCCAGCTCCGCCCCACTCCTGGGGCCAAACACTACTCTCGGTGCCCTATCCCACTGCCGGCCCCGCCCTGCCCCTGGGCCCCACCCCGCTCCCGGCTCCGCCCCACTCCTGGGGCCAAACACTACTCTCGGTGCCCTATCCCGCTGCTGGGTCCCGCCCCGCCCCGCTCTCGGGTCCTGCCCCGCCCCTGGGCCCCACCCCGCTCCCAGCTCCGTCCCCACCCCACACAGCCTCACCTGCAGTTTGCGCAGCTGCTTGATGGCCTCATCCCGGCTCTTGTTGGCCGAGTCGATGTGGGCCTCCAAGTCCTTCAGGTCCAGCTCCAGCTTCTTCCTGGCGGCCACGGCCATGGAGCGCTGTTTCCGCTCGTCCTCCAGCTCGGCCTCCATCTCCCGCACCTTGAGGGACGCACCAAACATTAGCGGAGCCTCCCAGACGCCCAAAGGGCACTACCCGGGCCTGGGCCCCAGTCCCCCAGCTACGGAAGCAGGGAAGCCCCCGAGGAGGATCGCGTGGGCCCAGGCCGCGGCCCCGCTGGTGTGGACACTGACCCCCCATCCGTCTGGGAGTCCCGGGCCCGGGCCAGGCTTACCTGTCGGACCAgctgcttcttcttctcctcGCTCTGCTCGTCGCGGCCCTGAAGGTCCCGTTCAAACTGGGCCTTGAGCGCCTGCAGGTTCACTTCCAGCCGCAGCTTGGCGTCCTCTGTGGCCTGGAGCTCGTCCTCCAGCTCCTCCAGCTGCGTCTTCATCTCCTCCACCTGCTGCTCCAGGGCCCGCTTGGACTTCTCCAGCTCGTGAACCTGTGGGCAGAGGCCAGGGCTCAGGCGGAGGCGCCCCCTGCTCCGACGCCCCCAAGCCCACCTCCGACCACGAGCTCGTGGCTTCGCTAATCTGGGCAGAGGCGGCTGGGAGCCAGAATCAGGGCCCGGGGAAGATGGCCAGGCGCTGACAAAATGGGGACAACTTCCGCCAGGAAGCGCACCGTAACTCTTGGCCAATCAGGGACACGCCCAGGGTCCTTTGCAGCGCCAAGGGGTCAGAGTGGGAAGGCCGTCTGCACCTGGCTGGCGCTTGGGGGCCATGGGGGGCACCGGGGAGACCAGAGTGTCCCGGGACTCACGCTCTTGCCGACATCGTCCTTGGAGCTCATCAGGTCCTCCATCTCGGCACGGAACTGCTTGTTGAGGCGCTCCAGCTCGGCCTTCTGCTCGATGGCCTCCTCCAGGGCCCGGGCCAGAGACAAGGCCTTGGTCTCCTTCTCCCGCGCCTCAGCCTCGGCGCGGTCGCGCTCCTCCGCGTACTTGGCCGAGATGGTCTTCTCCTCAGCCAGGAGCTGGGAGGGGAAAGGCCGTCAGCGTCTCATGGGCCCCCAGAGTGCCGCCTcgctccttcccccactcctgccccacTCCCCCCCTCAGGAAGCGCGGCCTGGCCCACCTGGTCGaacttcttctgcttcttctccaGGTTGGAGACGATCTGCCGCTGGTGATCCAGGTCCACGAGGAGGTCGTCCAGCTCCTGCTGCAGCCGCGTCTTGGTCTTCTCCAGCTTGTCGTAAGCCGCGGCCTTCTCCTCGTAGCGCTGGCTCACCCCCTCCAGGTCCTTCTGCAGCTTCCTCTTGGCTTCCTCCACCGATTCCAGGCAGCCCACGCCATCGTCCATCTTCTTCTTCATGTCGGCCACCTGAGGCAGGCGCACAGGTGTGAAGGGCGAGCTCAGCCGCTGCTGCCCGGCAGCCACTTCCCCCCAGAGTGCCCTCCCTCCTGGCCCGTGGAGCCAGGCCTGACTTCACACCCAGCACCGTCCTCTGTCTTTGAGAAGTCTGTGGGAGCCCTGAGTGGTCAGGGCCAGAGCCAGAGACCAGTGCAGGCCGAAGGCCAGGGGCCCATAAATAAAGGAAAGCCAGCCTTTTCTGATGGGCAGGGACTTCAGAAACAAACCCACAAAGCCCCACCCGGTCCAAGAAGCTCTCGGGGCCTCCACATTGGGGTACGCCTGGCGTGTGGGGGGCAGGGGGTTATGGCTTTACGGGCTAAGAGGCCTCCCCTTTGAGGCAGGGGATGAAGAGGCGATTGAGGCTCCATGGCAAACGGAGAGCAGCAGCACCGGCCATGACCACCGACCCCTCCCTCCCCTGATCCTTGCCCCCCTACCTGGGCATGGAGGGTGGCGATCTGCTTCTCCAGGTTCCTCTTggcctcttcctcctcctccagctgCTCCCTCAGGGTGCCCTTCTCATCCTCAGTCTGCTTCAGCTTGGTGCTCAGGCTCAGCTTCTGGCGAGTCTCCTCCTGAAGCAGCTCCTGCACACCAGGAGAGACAGGCCGTGATGGCCGCCGTGCCGTGGCGAGCCTGCGCCCCTCACAAAGCCCGTGGCCAGGGCCTCTGTCCCCTGCGCCTCAGGGGCTCTCTACAACATCGAGAGCGAGGCAGAGGGAGCCGAGCCCACCCCACCCGCTCACCTGAGTGTCTTGAAGCTGAGACTCCAAAGCCGAGAAGTCCTTGGCCAACTTGCTGGACTTGCTGTCGGACTGATTGAGGAGGCCCGTGATGTTGTCCAGCTCAACCTGCCATGCAAAAGAAGGGCTCAGAGTGAGCGCCCGTCCCCGCTGTCCCATCCAGACACCAGGGGACATCTCCCAAAGAGCCACAGGTGGTCAAAGACCAATCCAAGCTCCTGCAACACCCTGTGTGTCTGGACGTGGCCAGTGCAGAAAGCTGCTTCATTGTGTACAATATAAATGGGGACTGGAAAGCAAGGCCCCCGATACAGAAAAAGGGCCCTTTTTTACAGTGGTGGGAGGGAGCAAAGAGCCCCGGCCTAGGGCTCAGGCTCCCCTGGGGTACATTGTTCTAGGAGATAAATTCCCTGCCTCGATCCCCCCGGGGGATCTCGAGGCCGGCCTAATGCCATTTCCTGTTTATCTGCCCTGCACCTGGCTCCATCCCTGACCTCCCAGAGCAAGCATTCCCACAGCATAAGTTAAGGTAGCAGGGACAGAGCGGCTTTGGGAATTAAAGGCAAGGAGAGCGAGCTGGCCCAGCCTGGCCCAGCACGCCGTGTCAGGTAACCAGAAGCAAACAGGAAGGACCCTAAAGGAGCTGCGGGAGGGTAGGGAGGCAGTGAGAGAGGGAAGATGAGGCAAAGGCAGTCAGTGGATGAGGGTCTGAAACAAGGTGCCGCCCACCGGAGTGAAGAGGACGGGGAGATACAGGATGTATTGGGAAGGGACGGTGGGGCCAGATGACTGAGGCACACCCAGGGAGCTGCGACCTCTAGGCCAGAACTAATTTCAGTTTGGGACGTATGGGGCTGAAGGCGCCAACGGGACCCCAAGGCAGGGGGCCGGCAGCTGACGGTCTGTCACTAGCACAGAGATAATGGTCAAAGCCGCGGGGGCTGCCGAGGACATGGAGAAAGGCCTGGGGACGCCCACGAGGGAGTGCTGGGCAGGGCGCAGGATTCAGGGGGAAGCAATAACAAGCCAGACTGGGGGTAGGGGAGGAAGGGTCGACTCCTGGAGAAAGGACAGAGCCACAGCTTGGGGGCGAATGGTCCCAAGTAAGAAGGGCGGCCAAGGAGACCGACAACAGGGCAGTTGGAGGGCAGGGAGCGGCAGCTGGCCGAGGCCCAGCCCATGCACTCACCTGCAGCTTGGTGACCTTGTCGGCCAACTCCGTCCGCACCCGGTCACCCTCGGTGAGCTTCACCTGCAGCTCCTGGAGCTGCGTCTCCACCTTCTTGCGCTTGTGCTCCGAGTCCCCTTTGCCCTGCAGAAGGGCCTTCACCTCGTTGGAGAGCTCCGTGCGCTCGTTCTCCAGCGCCTGCTTGGCTTTCTCCAGGTTGGCTTTCACCTGGGGAAGGCGAGAAATCAGGATGAGGACGGCCCTGAAACCAGGGCCCAGCCGGGGTCACTGGCAGCCTCAAAGCATCCCTCCGGCCGGGGAAAAGGACACCTCAAGGAGAGATTCGGGGGAACCCGAGCGTCAGGAGTCCCAAGGGGCTGCCTATGGGACAGCCAGGGCCTCCCGTCCTCCTCAGGGCCGAGGCTATCCTGTTAGCTGGGGCAGAGCTCAGGCCCCCGGGGCCCCCTGGCTTCTTGCACTGGGCGGCCCCTTCAGGAAGGGAGCGGGCAGTGGCAGGGAGAGCTGCTCCATCGGGGCCCCGGGGGCTGTGGTAAAGGCCCCGCTCTGATGTGAGGACTCATTCCAGACTCGCGTGCCCACTGGCTCTGCGTACCCGCCTGGTCTGCTCCAGCTGCTCAGCCAGCTCCTCCACAGCCTGCGAGTGCTTCTGCCTCATCTCCTGGATCTGGGCTTCATGCGTCTTTGCCTCGTCATCGAGAGTCTTCTTCAGAATGTTTACTTCCTGCTCCCGCTTTGACCTGGACAGGGAGAGGTTCATCCCTTACCTGGGGTCCGGGGGCCCAGCTCCTGTCCCCAGCCCCTGTGCCCTGGCAGCCAAGGAGCCACCTGTGTGTCCCGGCCCCGTCCCTCGGCAGCCAAGGAGCCACCTGTGTGTCCCGGCCCCGTCCCTCGGCAGCCAAGGAGCCACCTGTGTGTCCCGGCCCCGGCCCTCGGCAGCCACAGAGCCACCTGTGAGTCCCGGCCCCACCCCTCAGCAGCCATGGGGCCGTGCATTTGGCCCCAGCCCTTCTCCCCCAGCGCGCCCTCTCTGATGAACAGGGGACAATGTCCGGCACATGGCTAGGGGCAGGGCCCTGGGGGCAAGGCCGTGCTGCCCACCTCAGCTCCTGCTGGGCGGCGGTGGAATCCAGGGTGTCCTCCAGCTCTGTTTTCAGAGCCTCCAACTCCTCGCCCAGATCCCGCTTCTGTTTCTCGGCCTTGTTCCGGGAAGCGCGCTCGGACTCCAGGTCTTCCTGGAGCTCGGAGATCTGGGATTCAAGCTCTCGGATCTTCTTCAGGGCCAGGTTCTTCTGGGCCGCCTCCTCCTCCACTCTGCGGAAGAGACGAGGGCGGCAGCACATCAGGGCACTGCAGGACCCACGGACCAGAGGGCACAAGCCCCAGACCCCGCTGCAGCGGCCCTCTAAGATGTCGCCGCCAAAAAGGAGGTGGCAAGGATCAGTATTTGCTCCCAGTATAGGCTGGGACTTGCCCTTTCCTACATGAAGGTACCTTGGTACCGCTTGCTTCACCCAGCCCAGGTGGTCCGGTCCCCCCGGACGCGCTCACTGGCCAGCCAGGCTCCTCATCTGGTCCCTGTCTCCAGGTCTAGAAGGACCTCCCCGCTGCTCCCAGTCCCTAACAACCCCCAACCCATCTGTCTGCTCCGACTGCCAGCTCAGGGCGACTTCCTCCTCCTCCGAGGCCCTCCCTCAGGCCATGCTCCTCTCCCTTGTGGTCTTTCTTTGGGGCTGTGGCTTATTCAATTCAAGGTGCCTGGAAAGGAGCTGGGCCGGCTCAGGGGCACACGCTCACCTGGCCAGGGCCGCCTGcagctcctcttccttcttggCAAGCTGCATCTTCAGCTCCGCGATCTGCGCCTGCAGCTCCGCGATCTGGTCATTCAAGTCCGTGGAATCTCCTTCCAGCTTGCGCCGGGTCTTCTCCAGCTCCTGCCGCTGCTTCTCCTCTCTGCGCAGGCGTTCTGAGGATCAAGGAGAGAAGCGATGGGATCCTTCTGGCCACGAGACTCACGGCCAATGGGGCGAGTGCTCTGCGGGCTCAGGGCCCGTCTGGGATTCTGGGAGCGCCTTGCCCCGCTCCTCCACCCGCACCCCCTGGCCACGTGATCCCCCTGACATGGTTCTCAGGCAAGTAGGAGGCGGAGCCCTCCTGACTCTCATGAGAACCACAGAGCAGCTTTGCATGTTGGACAGGACAGCACGCAGGGAGCGCTTTAACACACAGAAGCCCAGGAAGGAGAACTCTGCCGTTTCTAATTCACAAATGAGGGGAGAGACCCCGGTAGGTTGAGGCAGCGGCCCACCCGTGTAGGAAAGAAGTGAAGGGACATCTGCTGCTCTCCGATCTGCTCCCAGATCATGCATGGCTCTGGGGCCGAGTGCGGCAGGGAGGGCGGTCCGTGGGGCCTCCTAGTGCCCTCCCCAGCTCACCTTCCAGGTCCGTGATCATGGCCTCGTGCTTGTTTTTCAGCTTGGCCAGGCTCTTggacttctcctcctcctccgtgAGGTTGGTGGTGAACTCCGAGATTCTGTCCTCCAACAGCTTCTTCTCCTGCAGGGACAAAGGGCTGCGTGAGCTCCGTGTCCTTGGCCAAGCCCCAGAGACGCCATATTCTAGACCTAAGTCCTGGTGAAAGTCTGCCCAGGGATAGCAAGGCCCACAAAGTCCCCAAAAGGCCAAATAAGACCAAATGAGGCCCAAGGTGACCTTAGGAGGCCCAGGCCCAGAAGGGGCCAAGGAAGCCCAAGGCCAAACATGAGGCCCAATAGCCAGCAAGGCTGCCTTCCCAGGATGGGATGAGGTTCTTTTCTGCAGAAAACCTTTCACACGACTGAAGATGGCTGTCCTGTGCAGCCTGATGGCAATGGACGTGGCTCTCACTGGTCTCTCTCGTGTCCTGGACACGGTTGTTTCCAGAGACCACCTCTGGATGAGCCGTCGGGCCTGTCCTGCAGGGAGGGCCACGTTCCCCCAGCCTGGGCCAGGCCTCCTGCAGGGGCCTCCCCGTGCCCACCTGAGCTGGGGTCGTGCATCGTCCCGCATCTGCTCACCTTGGCGAGTTTACAGTTCTGATCTTCCAGGATGATCTGATCTTCTTCGAGCTTCTTCAGCTTGGCCTCTGTGGTCACCTTCTCCAGCTGCAGCTTCTGCCTTGCgctttcctcctcctccagctGCTCCTCCAGTTCCTGAAAGGGGCCCAAGACAAAGTGAAGGGAGGGCCGGCCTCATCCCCAGGACTTACCCTGTCAGCACGCACTCAAATTTTCTAAAGCTCCTGTCCCAGCTTTGGAACGGGAAACCTGGCACAAGGTTGCAGAGCCTtctaatgttttttgtttgttttttggggggtgggagtcCCAAGCGGGGTGGGCCGGGTCATGTTCTGCCGAGTTGAGCTGCCAGGCTGCAGGAAGTGCTCCTTACAAAGCAGGCCAGACCCTGATGTGCATTACTCTATGGAAGGAGGTCCACAGGTACCTCAGACTTTTGGGTATTCACagcttttaatgatctcttttctctttttaaaaaccctTATCACGAATGATAAGTATTTTTCTCTTGGGACTTGCTGGGTGTGAGTCCCAGCCTTGCCACCATCTGACTCCCTGGGCCAATACCTTTCCCactcagaacctcagtttccctctctgtaagaCAAGGGGGAGGGCCTCCGATGACTCCATTCCCAAGGAAGTTCCTTGGGGGCAAGGTCTGGCTCTCTCCAGCACACAGTAGGGGTTAAACTTCAGTCAGAAAGCCCTCCCGGGCTCTAACCCTACCTCCCACCCCGCAGAGGCAGCAGCTGGACCCAGCGCTCCCCACCTGGATATTCTGCTGCATCTTCTTCTTCTCGGTCTGCAAGTGCTGGCAgcgctcctcctcctcctctacccgGGCCTCCAAGTCATGGCAGATCTCCTCCAGCTCC contains these protein-coding regions:
- the MYH9 gene encoding myosin-9 isoform X1, with protein sequence MAQQAADKYLYVDKNFINNPLAQADWAAKKLVWVPSEKNGFEPASLKEEVGDEAIVELIENGKKVKVNKDDIQKMNPPKFSKVEDMAELTCLNEASVLHNLKERYYSGLIYTYSGLFCVVINPYKNLPIYSEEIVEMYKGKKRHEMPPHIYAITDTAYRSMMQDREDQSILCTGESGAGKTENTKKVIQYLAYVASSHKSKKDQGELERQLLQANPILEAFGNAKTVKNDNSSRFGKFIRINFDVNGYIVGANIETYLLEKSRAIRQAKEERTFHIFYYLLSGAGEHLKTDLLLEPYNKYRFLSNGHVTIPGQQDKDMFQETMEAMRIMSIPEEEQMGLLKVISGVLQLGNIAFKKERNTDQASMPDNTAAQKVSHLLGINVTDFTRGILTPRIKVGRDYVQKAQTKEQADFAIEALAKATYERMFRWLVMRINKALDKTKRQGASFIGILDIAGFEIFDLNSFEQLCINYTNEKLQQLFNHTMFILEQEEYQREGIEWNFIDFGLDLQPCIDLIEKPAGPPGILALLDEECWFPKATDKSFVEKVVQEQGTHPKFQKPKQLKDKADFCIIHYAGKVDYKADEWLMKNMDPLNDNIATLLHQSSDKFVSELWKDVDRIIGLDQVAGMSETALPGAFKTRKGMFRTVGQLYKEQLSKLMATLRNTNPNFVRCIIPNHEKKAGKLDPHLVLDQLRCNGVLEGIRICRQGFPNRVVFQEFRQRYEILTPNSIPKGFMDGKQACVLMIKALELDSNLYRIGQSKVFFRAGVLAHLEEERDLKITDVIIGFQACCRGYLARKAFAKRQQQLTAMKVLQRNCAAYLKLRNWQWWRLFTKVKPLLQVSRQEEEMMAKEEELVKVKEKQLAAENRLVEMETLQSQLMAEKLQLQEQLQAETELCAEAEELRARLTAKKQELEEICHDLEARVEEEEERCQHLQTEKKKMQQNIQELEEQLEEEESARQKLQLEKVTTEAKLKKLEEDQIILEDQNCKLAKEKKLLEDRISEFTTNLTEEEEKSKSLAKLKNKHEAMITDLEERLRREEKQRQELEKTRRKLEGDSTDLNDQIAELQAQIAELKMQLAKKEEELQAALARVEEEAAQKNLALKKIRELESQISELQEDLESERASRNKAEKQKRDLGEELEALKTELEDTLDSTAAQQELRSKREQEVNILKKTLDDEAKTHEAQIQEMRQKHSQAVEELAEQLEQTRRVKANLEKAKQALENERTELSNEVKALLQGKGDSEHKRKKVETQLQELQVKLTEGDRVRTELADKVTKLQVELDNITGLLNQSDSKSSKLAKDFSALESQLQDTQELLQEETRQKLSLSTKLKQTEDEKGTLREQLEEEEEAKRNLEKQIATLHAQVADMKKKMDDGVGCLESVEEAKRKLQKDLEGVSQRYEEKAAAYDKLEKTKTRLQQELDDLLVDLDHQRQIVSNLEKKQKKFDQLLAEEKTISAKYAEERDRAEAEAREKETKALSLARALEEAIEQKAELERLNKQFRAEMEDLMSSKDDVGKSVHELEKSKRALEQQVEEMKTQLEELEDELQATEDAKLRLEVNLQALKAQFERDLQGRDEQSEEKKKQLVRQVREMEAELEDERKQRSMAVAARKKLELDLKDLEAHIDSANKSRDEAIKQLRKLQAQMKDYMRELDDTRASREEILAQSKENEKKLKSMEAEMIQLQEELAAAERAKRQAQQERDELADEIANSSGKGALALEEKRRLEARIAQLEEELEEEQSNTELVNDRLKKANLQIDQINTDLNMERSHSQKNENARQQLERQNKELKVKLQEMEGTVKSKYKASITALEAKIAQLEEQLDNETKERQAACKQVRRAEKKLKDVILQVDDERRNAEQYKDQADKVTVRLKQLKRQLEEAEEEAQRANASRRKLQRELEDATETADAMNREVSSLKNKLRRGDLPFVVPRRMARKGPGECSDDEVDGKAEAGDAKAAE